In the Kiloniellales bacterium genome, one interval contains:
- a CDS encoding choice-of-anchor R domain-containing protein codes for MPKANPLQAALNAGEFSPRMAARVDFGKYPAGCEVLRNMIPLPQGGATRRPGTRFVAAAADSAVKGRLLPFEFSTLQAYVIEAGDRRLRFFRNQGPILAEATGAAIVNGGFDSDISGWTDLSSGAADIAHVFVGAQQDGYLTAAHANTLAIGDGVANRRHCGVLLRNTIDGKVLDVKVDLRAVGTAFNAVARIYTNDLGNPGSQVGGDSDVLALNATGIKSFTWSANVPQLQADTLYWVVLSDTSGGAGDVSISVANGQPEGDFGANDVITDITDGFATTGRFGLRVGSQADGVLALRGAAGETAVAEQAVTLGQTGREHVLCFQVRGLAGDEVRLRIGTASDGADVLAERGFLKGRHCIAFTPEVTSIFVQFLNEKAKIIEIDDISILDDEPLELASPYDEAALPALKWAQSADVMYLAHPDRAVHKLTRSGHSSWSLVEVAWQDGPYGDTNAEAGVTLQPGATDGLGVTVTAAGHAPFVATDVGRLLRIKNGEDWGYGVIAEVVSETEARVDVRRAFAATTAAVDWALGAWSETTGQPSTVTFFEQRFAAANTRSQSQTFWLSQSADLENMRPDSLEGGAVEVQDDDALDFTIAATRVNAIRWLAPGRKLFMGTAGGEWVISSDGPVLTPSDIDVKQHASHGSADLAPARISNVALFLQRARRKVREFSYSFESDGYRAPDLTLLADHVTQGGLVELAYQEEPDSLLWCLRGDGQLATLTYLREQDVIGWSRQFLGGRYQDGGQDGGAMVESIAVIPGSAATGSESRDEVWFLVKRHIDGATRRSLEVLEAGFEGPERSDFPDEAAWRSAVLEAQKRAFFVDSGLSGSFPAPVTTITGLDHLEGETVAVLADGAVHPERVVAGGRIELRTPAREVVVGLPYAHSFRSLKLAVGAAAGTSVGKVKRVHGVTLVLLHALDGRVGPDETALEPLVFRTVGDAMDSAVPLFSGEYRVSFPGDYDRDPRLVIRGAAPLPFTLLAIAPELQTRDVI; via the coding sequence ATGCCCAAAGCCAATCCCCTGCAGGCCGCGCTCAACGCTGGCGAGTTCTCGCCCCGCATGGCGGCGCGGGTCGACTTCGGCAAGTACCCGGCCGGCTGCGAGGTCCTGCGCAACATGATCCCGCTGCCCCAGGGCGGGGCGACCCGCCGGCCCGGCACCCGCTTCGTCGCGGCCGCCGCCGACAGCGCGGTCAAGGGCCGGCTGCTGCCCTTCGAGTTCTCGACCCTGCAGGCCTACGTCATCGAGGCCGGCGACCGGCGGCTGCGCTTCTTCCGCAACCAGGGCCCGATCCTGGCCGAGGCCACCGGCGCGGCCATCGTCAACGGCGGCTTCGACAGCGACATCTCTGGCTGGACCGATCTCAGCAGCGGTGCCGCGGACATCGCCCACGTCTTCGTCGGCGCGCAGCAGGACGGCTATCTGACGGCGGCCCATGCGAACACCCTTGCCATCGGCGACGGCGTCGCCAACCGCAGGCACTGCGGCGTGCTGCTCCGAAACACCATCGACGGTAAGGTCCTGGACGTGAAGGTCGACCTGCGCGCGGTGGGCACCGCCTTCAATGCCGTGGCGCGAATTTACACCAACGACCTCGGCAATCCGGGCAGCCAGGTCGGCGGCGACAGCGACGTCCTCGCCTTGAACGCGACCGGCATCAAGAGCTTCACCTGGTCGGCGAACGTCCCGCAGCTCCAGGCCGACACGCTCTACTGGGTCGTCCTCAGCGACACCTCGGGCGGCGCCGGCGACGTGTCCATCTCGGTCGCCAACGGCCAGCCGGAGGGCGACTTCGGCGCCAACGACGTGATCACCGACATCACCGACGGCTTCGCCACCACGGGGCGCTTCGGCCTGCGGGTCGGCAGCCAGGCCGATGGCGTCCTGGCACTGCGCGGCGCCGCGGGCGAGACCGCGGTCGCCGAGCAGGCGGTCACGCTCGGCCAGACCGGCCGCGAGCACGTGCTCTGCTTCCAGGTGCGCGGTCTGGCCGGCGACGAGGTCAGGCTGCGGATCGGCACCGCCTCCGACGGCGCGGACGTCCTCGCCGAGCGCGGGTTCTTGAAGGGCCGGCACTGCATTGCCTTTACGCCGGAGGTCACTTCCATATTCGTTCAGTTTCTGAATGAAAAGGCAAAAATAATTGAAATTGATGATATTTCAATCCTCGATGATGAGCCGCTGGAGCTGGCCTCGCCCTACGACGAGGCGGCGCTCCCGGCCTTGAAGTGGGCCCAGTCTGCCGACGTCATGTACCTCGCCCACCCCGACCGTGCCGTGCACAAGCTGACCCGCAGCGGGCACAGCTCCTGGTCCCTGGTCGAGGTCGCCTGGCAGGACGGCCCCTACGGCGACACCAACGCCGAGGCCGGCGTGACCCTGCAGCCGGGGGCGACCGACGGTCTCGGCGTCACGGTGACCGCGGCCGGCCACGCGCCCTTCGTCGCGACCGACGTCGGCCGCCTGCTGCGGATCAAGAACGGCGAGGACTGGGGCTACGGCGTGATCGCCGAGGTGGTGTCCGAGACCGAGGCCCGGGTCGACGTCCGCCGCGCCTTCGCCGCGACCACGGCGGCGGTCGACTGGGCCCTGGGCGCCTGGTCCGAGACCACCGGCCAGCCTTCGACCGTGACCTTCTTCGAGCAGCGCTTCGCCGCTGCCAACACCCGGAGCCAGTCGCAGACCTTCTGGCTGTCCCAGTCCGCCGACCTGGAGAACATGCGGCCGGACAGCCTGGAGGGTGGCGCGGTCGAGGTCCAGGACGACGACGCCCTCGACTTCACCATCGCTGCGACCCGGGTCAACGCGATCCGCTGGCTGGCGCCGGGCCGGAAGCTCTTCATGGGCACCGCCGGGGGCGAATGGGTGATCTCCTCCGACGGTCCGGTGCTGACGCCCAGCGACATCGACGTCAAGCAGCACGCCTCCCACGGCAGCGCGGACCTGGCGCCGGCGCGGATCAGCAACGTCGCGCTCTTTCTCCAGAGGGCCAGGCGCAAGGTGCGGGAGTTCTCCTACAGCTTCGAGAGCGACGGCTATCGCGCCCCCGACCTGACCCTGCTGGCCGATCACGTGACCCAGGGCGGCCTGGTCGAGCTGGCCTACCAGGAGGAGCCCGACAGCCTGCTGTGGTGCCTGCGCGGCGACGGCCAGCTCGCGACCCTGACCTACCTGCGCGAGCAGGACGTGATCGGCTGGTCCCGGCAGTTCCTTGGCGGCCGCTACCAGGACGGGGGTCAGGACGGCGGGGCGATGGTCGAGAGCATCGCGGTGATCCCCGGCAGCGCGGCCACGGGCTCGGAGAGCCGCGACGAGGTCTGGTTCCTGGTCAAGCGGCACATCGACGGCGCCACCCGGCGCAGCCTCGAGGTCCTGGAGGCCGGCTTCGAGGGGCCGGAGCGCAGCGACTTCCCCGACGAGGCCGCCTGGCGCAGCGCCGTGCTGGAGGCCCAGAAGCGTGCCTTCTTCGTCGACAGCGGCCTGAGCGGCAGCTTTCCCGCGCCGGTCACCACGATCACCGGCCTGGACCACCTGGAAGGCGAGACCGTCGCCGTGCTGGCCGACGGTGCAGTCCATCCCGAACGGGTCGTCGCCGGCGGCCGGATCGAGCTGCGCACCCCGGCGCGCGAGGTCGTGGTCGGCTTGCCCTACGCCCACAGCTTCCGGAGCCTGAAGCTGGCGGTCGGCGCCGCGGCGGGGACCTCGGTCGGCAAGGTCAAGCGGGTCCACGGCGTGACCCTGGTCCTGCTTCACGCCCTCGACGGCCGGGTCGGCCCCGACGAGACCGCGCTCGAGCCCCTGGTTTTCCGGACCGTCGGCGACGCCATGGACAGCGCCGTTCCGCTCTTCTCCGGCGAGTACCGGGTGAGCTTCCCGGGCGACTACGACCGCGACCCGCGCCTGGTGATCCGGGGCGCGGCGCCACTGCCCTTCACCCTGCTGGCCATCGCGCCCGAGCTCCAGACCCGCGACGTGATCTGA
- a CDS encoding pyruvate carboxylase, whose protein sequence is MTSSPGGAARPPFRKLLVANRSEIAIRVLRAASELGIRTVAIYSHEDRFALHRFKADQSFLVGKGKEPVAAYLDIEDILRVAHDARVDAIHPGYGFLSENPDFAEACAEAGITFVGPKPEVMRRLGSKVEARNLAEESGIPVMPATGPLPRDPAEAAKLAEEIGYPVMAKASWGGGGRGMRKIERAEDLVEQIAAGRREAKAAFGNDEVFLEKLVRRARHVEVQILGDLHGNVIHLFERDCSMQRRNQKIVERAPAPYLSEAKRGELCDAAVRLARAAGYENAGTVEFLMDAETDALYFIEVNPRIQVEHTVTEEVTGVDLVKAQIRIAAGARIGEPESGVPVQHQLQLRGHALQCRITTEDPLNKFIPDYGRITAYRGATGFGIRLDGGTAYSGALITPFYDSLLEKVTAWAPTAEEAVARMDRALREFRIRGVATNLWFLEAVIGHRKFQRGEATTTFIDSTQELFEFHLRRDRATRLLTFIGEVLVNGNPEVEGRPRPARLEAVVPPEIPPAEAVSEPPAGSRQRLDALGPEGFARWMLDQERLLITDTTLRDAHQSLIATRMRSYDLVAIAPFYAQRLPQLLSLECWGGATFDVALRFLKEDPWDRLARLRAAVPNILLQMLTRGSNGVGYSNYPDNVVRHFLAQAAEAGVDLFRVFDSLNWIENMRVSIDAIREAGKLCEAAICYTGDLSDPAESKYDLAYYVSLAKELEAAGAHILGIKDMGGLCKPEAARLLVTALKGEVGIPIHFHTHDTSGISAASVLAAAEAGVDAADAALDPMSGLTSQPNLGGIAAALAGGPRDPGLNKQALRDAAAYWEAARRNYGAFESDLRAGASSVYDHGMPGGQYTNLREQARALGLERHWQDVEVAYAQVNRLFGDIIKVTPTSKVVGDLALFMVSNGLTPEDVLDPKREVAFPASVIALFRGEIGQPYGGFPEALQRKVLKGAEPLTVRAGSVLPPADLDRARGEAEKKTRRHVGERELSSYLMYPEVFVDYAKHRRAYGDVSVLPTPVFFYGLEPGQEVNVEIEAGKTLIISFLALSDPDEEGQRTVFFELNGQPRNVKVPDRALAASGKLRRKADDSDPGQVGAPMPGMIVTVCDAGKTVAAGDPLFVIEAMKMETGVYAEVAGRVTEVVAGTGSRVEPHDLVLVIEPEAA, encoded by the coding sequence ATGACGTCAAGCCCGGGCGGTGCCGCCCGCCCGCCCTTCCGCAAGCTGCTGGTCGCGAACCGCAGCGAGATCGCCATCCGCGTGCTGCGCGCCGCCAGCGAGCTGGGCATCCGCACGGTCGCGATCTACTCGCACGAGGACCGCTTCGCCCTGCACCGCTTCAAGGCGGACCAGAGCTTCCTGGTCGGCAAGGGCAAAGAGCCGGTCGCCGCCTACCTGGACATCGAGGACATCCTGCGGGTCGCCCACGACGCCCGGGTCGACGCGATCCATCCCGGCTACGGCTTCCTCTCGGAGAACCCAGACTTCGCCGAGGCCTGCGCCGAGGCCGGGATCACCTTCGTCGGCCCCAAGCCCGAGGTGATGCGCCGCCTGGGCAGCAAGGTCGAGGCGCGCAACCTGGCCGAGGAGTCCGGGATCCCGGTGATGCCGGCGACCGGCCCCCTGCCCCGCGATCCGGCCGAAGCGGCGAAGCTGGCCGAGGAGATCGGCTATCCGGTCATGGCCAAGGCGAGCTGGGGCGGCGGCGGCCGCGGCATGCGCAAGATCGAGCGCGCAGAGGACCTGGTCGAGCAGATCGCCGCCGGGCGGCGCGAGGCCAAGGCCGCCTTCGGCAACGACGAGGTCTTCCTGGAGAAGCTGGTCCGGCGCGCCCGCCACGTCGAGGTCCAGATCCTCGGCGACCTGCACGGCAATGTCATCCACCTCTTCGAGCGCGACTGCTCGATGCAGCGGCGCAACCAGAAGATCGTCGAGCGCGCGCCGGCGCCCTACCTCAGCGAGGCCAAGCGCGGCGAGCTCTGCGACGCCGCGGTGCGCCTGGCCCGCGCCGCCGGCTACGAGAACGCCGGCACGGTCGAGTTCCTGATGGACGCCGAGACCGACGCGCTCTACTTCATCGAGGTCAACCCGCGGATCCAGGTCGAGCATACAGTGACCGAGGAGGTCACCGGCGTCGACCTGGTCAAGGCGCAGATCCGCATCGCCGCCGGGGCGCGCATCGGCGAACCGGAAAGCGGCGTGCCGGTCCAGCACCAGCTGCAGCTGCGCGGCCACGCCCTGCAGTGCCGGATCACCACCGAGGACCCGCTGAACAAGTTCATCCCGGACTACGGCCGGATCACCGCCTACCGGGGCGCGACCGGCTTCGGCATCCGGCTCGACGGCGGCACGGCCTACTCCGGCGCGCTGATCACGCCCTTCTACGATTCCCTGCTGGAGAAGGTCACCGCCTGGGCGCCGACCGCCGAAGAGGCCGTGGCCCGCATGGACCGGGCCCTGCGCGAGTTCCGGATCCGCGGCGTGGCCACCAACCTCTGGTTCCTGGAGGCGGTGATCGGCCATCGCAAGTTCCAGCGCGGCGAGGCGACGACGACCTTCATCGACTCAACGCAGGAGCTCTTCGAGTTCCACCTGCGCCGGGACCGGGCGACCCGGCTCCTGACCTTCATCGGCGAGGTCCTGGTCAACGGCAACCCGGAGGTCGAGGGCCGGCCCCGGCCCGCGCGCCTGGAGGCCGTGGTCCCGCCGGAGATACCGCCGGCCGAGGCGGTGTCCGAGCCGCCCGCCGGCAGCCGCCAGCGCCTGGACGCCCTGGGACCCGAGGGCTTCGCCCGGTGGATGCTGGACCAGGAGCGGCTCCTGATCACCGACACCACCCTGCGCGACGCCCATCAGTCGCTGATCGCGACCCGGATGCGCAGCTACGACCTGGTCGCCATCGCCCCCTTCTACGCCCAGCGCCTGCCGCAGCTGCTATCCCTGGAGTGCTGGGGCGGGGCGACCTTCGACGTCGCCCTGCGCTTTCTCAAGGAGGACCCCTGGGACCGCCTGGCCCGGCTGCGCGCGGCGGTGCCCAACATCCTGCTGCAGATGCTGACCCGCGGCTCCAACGGGGTCGGCTACAGCAACTACCCGGACAACGTGGTCCGCCACTTCCTGGCCCAGGCGGCCGAGGCCGGGGTCGACCTCTTCCGGGTCTTCGATTCCCTGAACTGGATCGAGAACATGCGGGTCTCGATCGACGCGATCCGCGAGGCCGGCAAGCTCTGCGAGGCGGCGATCTGCTACACCGGCGACCTATCCGACCCCGCCGAGAGCAAGTACGACCTCGCGTACTACGTGAGCCTGGCCAAGGAGCTGGAGGCGGCCGGCGCCCATATCCTCGGCATCAAGGACATGGGCGGCCTCTGCAAGCCGGAGGCGGCGCGGCTCCTGGTCACGGCCCTCAAGGGCGAGGTCGGCATCCCGATCCACTTCCACACCCACGACACCAGCGGCATCTCGGCCGCCAGCGTGCTGGCCGCGGCCGAGGCCGGGGTCGACGCCGCCGACGCCGCGCTCGATCCGATGAGCGGCCTGACCTCGCAGCCCAATCTGGGCGGCATCGCAGCCGCCTTGGCCGGGGGCCCGCGCGATCCGGGCCTGAACAAGCAGGCCCTGCGCGACGCTGCCGCCTACTGGGAGGCGGCTCGGCGCAACTACGGCGCCTTCGAGAGCGACCTCAGGGCCGGCGCCTCCTCGGTCTACGACCACGGCATGCCGGGCGGGCAGTACACCAACCTGCGCGAGCAGGCCCGCGCCCTGGGCCTGGAGCGGCACTGGCAGGATGTCGAGGTCGCCTACGCCCAGGTCAACCGGCTGTTCGGCGACATCATCAAGGTGACCCCGACCTCCAAGGTGGTCGGCGACCTGGCCCTCTTCATGGTCTCCAACGGCCTGACCCCTGAGGACGTCCTGGACCCCAAGCGCGAGGTCGCCTTCCCGGCCTCGGTCATCGCCCTGTTCCGCGGCGAGATCGGCCAGCCCTACGGCGGCTTCCCGGAGGCCCTGCAGAGGAAGGTCCTCAAGGGCGCCGAGCCGCTTACGGTGCGCGCCGGCTCGGTCCTGCCGCCGGCCGACCTGGACCGGGCCCGGGGCGAGGCCGAGAAGAAGACCCGGCGCCACGTCGGCGAGCGCGAGCTCTCCTCCTACCTGATGTACCCCGAGGTCTTCGTCGACTACGCCAAGCACCGGCGCGCCTACGGCGACGTCTCGGTGCTGCCGACCCCGGTGTTCTTCTACGGCCTGGAGCCGGGCCAGGAGGTCAACGTCGAGATCGAGGCGGGCAAGACCCTGATCATCTCCTTCCTGGCGCTGAGCGACCCCGACGAGGAGGGCCAGCGCACGGTCTTCTTCGAGCTCAACGGCCAGCCGCGCAACGTCAAGGTCCCGGACCGGGCGCTGGCGGCCTCGGGCAAGCTGCGGCGCAAGGCCGACGACTCCGATCCCGGTCAGGTTGGCGCGCCCATGCCGGGGATGATCGTCACGGTCTGCGACGCCGGCAAGACGGTCGCCGCCGGCGACCCGCTCTTCGTCATCGAGGCCATGAAGATGGAGACCGGGGTCTACGCCGAGGTCGCCGGCCGGGTCACCGAGGTGGTCGCCGGCACCGGCAGCCGGGTCGAGCCCCACGACCTGGTCCTGGTCATCGAGCCCGAGGCCGCCTGA
- a CDS encoding DM13 domain-containing protein: MRHSATRRAQIRPVIARSLLPSLVAVAALIYFAAAAPAADHVARGSFQGASGHVTSGGVTVEKTAEGYVLVLEEDFSFDGAPDPQLGLGKDGYDGSTRFSKLQSNSGKQSYKLPAGIDASQYNEVWVWCEKFSVPLGVAKLK, from the coding sequence TTGAGACACAGTGCCACGCGCCGCGCGCAGATCCGACCGGTGATCGCGCGCAGCCTCCTGCCGAGCCTGGTCGCGGTGGCGGCCCTGATCTACTTCGCCGCCGCCGCGCCGGCCGCGGACCACGTCGCCCGGGGCAGCTTCCAGGGCGCCAGCGGCCACGTGACCTCGGGCGGGGTCACGGTCGAGAAGACCGCCGAGGGCTACGTCCTGGTGCTGGAGGAGGACTTCAGCTTCGACGGCGCGCCGGACCCGCAGCTCGGCCTCGGCAAGGACGGCTACGACGGCTCGACCCGCTTCAGTAAGTTGCAGTCGAACAGCGGCAAGCAGAGCTACAAGCTCCCGGCCGGGATCGACGCCTCGCAGTACAACGAGGTCTGGGTCTGGTGCGAGAAGTTCTCGGTGCCCCTGGGCGTCGCCAAGCTGAAGTAA
- a CDS encoding DUF4892 domain-containing protein, protein MLVFPAAPLRVALTLLALAAAAPARAADVQDSQDHPLVGKRYEGSEITHYQETEFDEYGLMVAPAENYGGAAKNEASMRVVEGRVTRIRYLAPAEQSVAAVFRSYATALKAAGFEEVFTCKYKACGGRNFNHSMNVSHLTESKDFRYLAARLPRPEDGDAYVSLYVGLSDTGGGKTFKRVITQLDVIEAEALGEKMVAVDAGEMAKAIDATGRIALYGIYFDTDKTEIKPESEETLAQIAKLLQDQVGLKLVVVGHTDNRGQLDYNMELSKRRAEAVKQALVADYGIEAGRLAAWGVGYLAPVASNRAEDGRAKNRRVELVEQ, encoded by the coding sequence ATGCTCGTATTCCCAGCCGCGCCCCTGCGGGTGGCGCTCACGCTTCTCGCGCTCGCCGCCGCCGCGCCGGCCCGAGCGGCCGACGTCCAGGACAGCCAGGACCACCCCCTGGTCGGCAAGCGCTACGAGGGCTCGGAGATCACCCACTACCAGGAGACCGAGTTCGACGAGTACGGCCTGATGGTCGCGCCGGCCGAGAACTACGGCGGCGCCGCGAAGAACGAGGCCTCGATGCGGGTGGTCGAGGGCCGGGTCACTCGGATCCGCTACCTGGCCCCGGCCGAACAGAGCGTCGCCGCCGTCTTCCGCTCCTACGCGACGGCGCTCAAGGCGGCCGGCTTCGAAGAGGTCTTCACCTGCAAGTACAAGGCCTGCGGCGGGCGCAACTTCAACCACAGCATGAACGTCAGCCATCTGACCGAGTCCAAGGACTTTCGCTACCTCGCCGCCAGGCTGCCGCGGCCCGAGGACGGCGACGCCTACGTCTCGCTCTACGTCGGGCTCTCCGACACCGGCGGCGGCAAGACCTTCAAGCGGGTCATCACCCAGCTCGACGTGATCGAGGCCGAGGCCCTGGGCGAGAAGATGGTGGCGGTCGACGCCGGCGAGATGGCCAAGGCTATCGACGCCACCGGCCGCATCGCGCTCTACGGCATCTACTTCGACACGGACAAGACCGAGATCAAGCCGGAGTCCGAGGAGACCCTGGCGCAGATCGCCAAGCTGCTCCAGGACCAGGTCGGCCTCAAGCTGGTGGTCGTCGGCCACACCGACAACCGGGGCCAGCTCGACTACAACATGGAGCTTTCCAAGCGCCGGGCCGAGGCGGTCAAGCAGGCCCTGGTCGCGGACTACGGCATCGAGGCCGGCCGCCTGGCGGCCTGGGGCGTCGGCTACCTGGCCCCGGTCGCCAGCAACCGCGCCGAGGACGGCCGCGCCAAGAACCGCCGGGTCGAGCTGGTCGAGCAGTAG
- a CDS encoding phage capsid protein, with product MSTSIDLSFVKQFEREVHEAYQRRGSLLRGTVRTKNNVRGASTTFQKVGKGAATTKARHGQITPMNASHDPIECQLADFYAGDWVDKLDELKTNHDEREVVANAGAWGLGRKTDELVLTAAGGTSSFVGDFTGAMTRTLFLESVEALNGADVPNDGGRFGLLSPRQWSVAMTINEFASSDFVGKDLPYVKAAGSRTWLGVNWIMHTGLTGVGSNQTRCLLYHRTAIGHAVGADVMTDITWHGDRAAHFVNNMMSQGACLIDPEGVVEIRVNDTLAIPA from the coding sequence ATGAGCACCTCCATCGATCTGAGCTTCGTCAAGCAGTTCGAGCGCGAAGTTCACGAAGCCTACCAGCGGCGCGGCTCCCTCCTGCGGGGCACCGTGCGGACCAAGAACAACGTCCGCGGCGCCTCGACGACCTTCCAGAAGGTCGGCAAGGGGGCGGCCACGACCAAGGCCCGCCACGGCCAGATCACGCCGATGAACGCCAGCCACGACCCCATCGAATGCCAGCTCGCCGACTTCTACGCCGGCGACTGGGTCGACAAGCTGGACGAGCTGAAGACCAACCACGACGAGCGCGAGGTGGTGGCCAACGCCGGCGCCTGGGGCCTCGGCCGCAAGACCGATGAGCTGGTCCTGACCGCCGCCGGCGGCACCAGCAGCTTCGTCGGCGACTTCACCGGCGCCATGACCCGGACCCTCTTCCTGGAGTCGGTCGAGGCCCTCAACGGCGCCGACGTGCCCAACGACGGCGGCCGCTTCGGCCTTTTGTCGCCGCGCCAGTGGTCGGTCGCCATGACCATCAACGAGTTCGCCTCCTCCGACTTCGTCGGCAAGGACCTGCCCTACGTCAAGGCGGCGGGCTCGCGGACCTGGTTGGGGGTCAACTGGATCATGCACACCGGCCTGACCGGGGTCGGCAGCAACCAGACCCGCTGCCTGCTCTACCACCGCACCGCCATCGGCCACGCCGTGGGCGCCGATGTCATGACCGACATCACCTGGCACGGCGACCGGGCGGCGCACTTCGTCAACAACATGATGAGCCAGGGCGCCTGCCTGATCGACCCCGAGGGCGTGGTCGAGATCCGGGTCAACGACACCCTGGCGATCCCGGCCTGA